The Niallia alba genome includes a window with the following:
- a CDS encoding DsbA family oxidoreductase, which yields MKIEVWSDYVCPFCYIGKRRLEMALEQFPYKDQVEVEFKSFELDPNAEMYAGKSIHEVLAGKYRMSVEEAKNANSNVGSQAASTGLKYDFDNMKPTNTFDAHRLTKYAQTVGKEKELTEKLLYSYFTEGKLISDHNTLVGIGKSVGLEEEDQRKVLADSTSFANDVRIDEALASQIGVTGVPFFVINQKYSISGAQPLETFKRVLEQVWQEDHPTPKFQDLSGAGTEGAVCTDEGCEIPKK from the coding sequence ATGAAAATTGAAGTATGGTCAGACTATGTGTGCCCATTTTGCTATATTGGAAAACGCCGTTTAGAGATGGCTTTAGAACAATTTCCTTACAAAGATCAAGTTGAAGTAGAATTTAAGAGCTTTGAATTAGATCCTAATGCTGAAATGTATGCTGGTAAAAGTATTCATGAAGTTCTTGCTGGTAAATATAGAATGAGTGTAGAAGAAGCGAAAAATGCGAATAGTAATGTTGGAAGTCAAGCAGCAAGTACAGGCTTGAAATATGATTTTGATAACATGAAACCAACAAATACATTTGATGCACACCGTTTAACAAAGTATGCACAAACAGTCGGAAAAGAAAAAGAGCTAACCGAGAAATTATTGTATTCTTACTTTACAGAAGGAAAATTAATAAGTGATCATAATACGTTAGTAGGAATAGGAAAATCAGTAGGACTTGAAGAAGAGGATCAACGAAAAGTATTAGCAGATTCAACAAGTTTTGCAAATGACGTCAGAATTGACGAGGCACTAGCAAGTCAAATTGGCGTAACAGGTGTTCCATTCTTTGTTATTAATCAAAAATACTCTATCTCAGGCGCTCAACCTTTAGAGACATTCAAGCGGGTTCTTGAACAAGTATGGCAGGAAGATCATCCAACCCCTAAATTTCAAGATCTTTCAGGTGCAGGTACAGAAGGTGCGGTATGTACAGATGAAGGCTGCGAAATTCCGAAAAAATAA
- a CDS encoding aminotransferase-like domain-containing protein, with product MNYKYANRIERVKPSAIRELLKLGADPSIISFGGGYPDPEIFPIEKLRKVYDQVLQEEGRLALQYTGTEGLMALREKLVNRVKQIGISCCVDNLFIIQGGQQGLDLAAKAFIDKGDIIITENPTFLGALAAFNPYEPEYVGVSMDEDGMRMDELEAALQKHPNVKLIYTVPEFQNPTGVTMSLERRKTLVELANKHNVVIVEDSPYREIRYEGEDLPSIKSFDTEGRVIHIGSFSKILSPGLRLGWLIADRALAEKLSLLKMASDTQNSTLNMYAVNRFMDMYDLDEHIVHIRETYKHKKELMFQTLHEAFPKSVAYTNPQGGLFTWLTFPQHIDTKILMQERSLPIAKVGYVPGESFFPNIQEKNHCRINYSYMSEENIIRGITNLGKLVQEIC from the coding sequence ATGAATTACAAATATGCCAACCGAATAGAAAGAGTAAAACCATCAGCTATTAGAGAACTATTAAAGTTAGGGGCAGATCCATCTATTATTTCATTTGGTGGTGGATATCCAGACCCTGAAATTTTTCCAATAGAAAAATTACGAAAAGTGTATGATCAGGTTTTACAGGAAGAGGGAAGATTAGCACTTCAATATACTGGTACAGAAGGATTAATGGCGTTAAGAGAGAAGTTAGTGAATCGGGTAAAGCAGATTGGTATCAGCTGTTGTGTCGATAACCTTTTTATAATTCAAGGAGGTCAACAAGGGTTAGACCTTGCAGCGAAAGCTTTTATTGACAAAGGAGATATCATTATAACGGAAAATCCAACTTTTTTAGGTGCACTTGCTGCATTTAATCCATATGAGCCAGAATATGTAGGTGTATCTATGGATGAAGATGGTATGCGAATGGACGAGCTGGAAGCAGCTTTACAGAAGCATCCAAATGTGAAACTCATTTATACAGTTCCTGAATTTCAGAATCCAACTGGAGTGACAATGAGCTTGGAGCGAAGAAAGACATTAGTGGAATTAGCGAATAAGCATAATGTTGTCATTGTCGAAGACAGTCCGTATCGTGAAATACGTTATGAAGGGGAAGATTTACCATCTATTAAAAGTTTCGACACGGAAGGAAGAGTCATTCATATTGGTAGTTTTTCTAAAATCCTTAGCCCAGGATTACGTCTTGGCTGGTTAATTGCTGACCGTGCTTTAGCGGAGAAACTAAGTTTATTAAAAATGGCTTCCGATACGCAAAATTCAACCTTAAATATGTATGCAGTGAACCGGTTTATGGATATGTATGATTTAGATGAACATATCGTACATATTCGCGAAACATATAAACATAAAAAAGAGTTGATGTTTCAAACTTTACACGAAGCTTTTCCAAAGAGTGTAGCCTATACAAATCCTCAAGGTGGATTGTTTACATGGCTTACCTTTCCACAGCATATTGATACCAAAATCTTGATGCAGGAACGTAGTTTGCCTATCGCGAAAGTGGGCTATGTTCCAGGAGAAAGCTTCTTCCCTAATATTCAAGAGAAAAATCATTGTCGAATTAATTATTCCTATATGTCAGAAGAGAATATTATTAGAGGTATTACAAATTTAGGAAAGTTAGTGCAAGAAATATGTTAG
- a CDS encoding GntR family transcriptional regulator — MKNITQIPRLSLREQIYERLKLAIIHLELKPGERINDKTLAEQFGVSRTPVREALKKLEDEGLIVTSPGSETIVSLIEVDQAMHAFTVVASLHALAAKLALTTLSSAHVEQMTAINNEFAKALKAADKFQAIQKDDQFHAVILEASQNPEIVIALGRLLPKIRRLELLKFNSFDGQKSIEQHQEIIECLSKGDKTQLPTLIENNWLSLATYLAEK; from the coding sequence ATGAAAAATATTACGCAAATTCCTCGTCTATCATTAAGAGAACAAATATATGAACGATTAAAATTAGCAATCATTCATCTTGAATTAAAGCCCGGTGAAAGAATTAATGATAAAACATTGGCTGAACAATTCGGTGTAAGTAGAACTCCAGTACGAGAAGCACTCAAAAAATTGGAGGATGAAGGATTAATTGTAACTTCTCCAGGTTCAGAAACAATTGTTAGTTTAATTGAAGTAGATCAAGCGATGCATGCCTTTACAGTAGTAGCCTCCCTTCATGCATTAGCGGCTAAATTGGCTTTAACTACTTTATCTTCCGCACATGTTGAACAAATGACAGCAATTAATAACGAATTTGCTAAAGCTCTAAAAGCAGCGGATAAATTTCAAGCAATCCAAAAGGATGATCAATTCCATGCAGTTATTTTAGAGGCATCTCAAAATCCAGAAATAGTTATAGCTCTAGGTCGCCTTCTTCCAAAAATTCGCCGACTGGAGTTACTAAAATTTAATTCTTTCGATGGGCAAAAGTCGATTGAACAGCATCAAGAAATTATTGAGTGTCTATCAAAAGGAGATAAAACCCAACTTCCTACCTTAATTGAAAACAATTGGTTAAGCTTGGCTACATATTTAGCAGAAAAATAA
- a CDS encoding IS4 family transposase, whose product MDKITRKTSFGQWFSPINLQLFEKTVKTLKLDYYTKKLKTDSFLKLLLFAQLQEVESLHELSDCLFDDQLQKGIDLDSISISQLSRRLNGINPDLFQRLFLDLVAQIHAKTHYTKLIMPLKIIDSSTLPLNLTNHKWAKFRKTKAGVKLHLRLVFMEKGSSYPEKAVLTTAKEHDRGQLEIMVDDKECMYVFDRGYLDYERFDRMTDDGYFFLSRLRKNAVIREVYNFKLPENSAVLSDQMVLIGTTQNRAENYFRLLKVMDSKGNELHLITNRFDLSAEEISEMYKSRWAIELFFKWIKQHLSIKKFYGQSEWAIQNQVFIALIVFCLHVLVQLETRSKRKTLQISRYLRAALWKPAHIWLRKIEGKAIP is encoded by the coding sequence ATGGACAAGATTACACGAAAAACTTCATTTGGACAATGGTTTTCACCAATAAATCTTCAACTTTTTGAAAAAACCGTGAAAACGTTGAAATTAGATTACTATACGAAAAAACTAAAAACAGACTCATTTCTAAAATTACTCCTTTTTGCACAGCTACAAGAAGTCGAAAGTTTGCATGAGCTAAGCGATTGTCTTTTCGACGACCAACTACAAAAAGGCATTGATCTTGATTCAATCAGTATTTCTCAGCTCTCACGCCGATTAAACGGTATAAATCCAGATTTATTTCAAAGGCTTTTCCTTGATTTAGTCGCACAAATTCATGCAAAAACACATTATACAAAGCTTATTATGCCGTTAAAAATCATTGATTCAAGCACATTGCCACTTAATTTGACCAATCATAAATGGGCAAAGTTCCGCAAAACAAAAGCGGGTGTCAAGTTGCATTTGAGACTTGTGTTTATGGAAAAAGGGAGTTCCTATCCTGAAAAGGCTGTTTTAACAACGGCAAAAGAACATGATCGTGGTCAGCTTGAAATCATGGTTGATGATAAAGAATGCATGTATGTGTTTGACCGTGGCTACCTAGATTACGAGCGCTTTGACCGAATGACAGATGATGGTTACTTTTTTCTTTCAAGGCTACGGAAAAACGCAGTCATACGGGAAGTTTATAATTTTAAACTACCCGAGAATTCAGCTGTTTTGTCAGATCAAATGGTGTTGATTGGTACGACTCAAAACCGTGCTGAAAATTACTTTCGTCTTCTAAAAGTGATGGATTCAAAAGGAAATGAACTGCATTTAATTACCAATCGTTTTGATTTGAGTGCCGAAGAAATTTCAGAGATGTACAAATCACGGTGGGCAATTGAGTTGTTCTTTAAATGGATCAAACAGCATCTCAGCATCAAAAAGTTCTACGGTCAAAGTGAATGGGCGATTCAAAACCAAGTGTTTATCGCACTGATTGTTTTTTGCCTACATGTTCTCGTACAACTTGAAACAAGAAGTAAGCGAAAAACCTTACAAATTAGCCGTTATTTAAGGGCTGCATTGTGGAAACCAGCCCATATCTGGCTTCGAAAGATTGAAGGGAAAGCCATCCCTTAA
- the cysW gene encoding sulfate ABC transporter permease subunit CysW yields MAGNVPLQQISAPIQTNSSTSEPKWLRFVLISIALIFLGIFLLLPLITIFIQAFDQGVKVYLAAITEPDALAAIKLTLLVAVIAVPLNAIFGVAAAWAVSKFQFKGKNLLITLIDLPFAVSPVIAGLVFVLLFSTHGLFGEWLFAHNIKIIFAVPGIVLATVFVTLPFVARELIPLMQAQGTSEEEASLTLGAGGWKTFWYVTLPNIKWGLLYGVILCNARAIGEFGAVSVVSGHIRGLTNTMPLHIEILYGEYRFAAAFAVATLMSILAIITLIIKSLLEWKTKKQLMNN; encoded by the coding sequence ATGGCGGGAAACGTACCATTACAGCAAATCTCAGCACCTATTCAAACTAATTCAAGTACTTCGGAGCCAAAATGGCTACGCTTTGTTTTAATAAGCATTGCGCTTATATTCTTAGGTATATTTCTATTACTACCTTTAATCACCATTTTTATACAAGCATTTGACCAAGGCGTAAAGGTCTATCTTGCAGCTATAACAGAACCTGATGCTTTAGCTGCAATAAAGCTTACTTTATTGGTAGCAGTGATTGCTGTGCCGTTAAATGCGATTTTTGGAGTTGCTGCAGCATGGGCTGTATCAAAGTTCCAATTTAAAGGAAAGAATCTATTAATTACATTAATTGATCTACCTTTTGCCGTTTCGCCAGTTATAGCTGGATTAGTATTTGTGTTGCTTTTTAGTACACACGGTTTATTCGGAGAATGGCTTTTTGCTCATAATATAAAAATTATCTTTGCAGTTCCAGGGATTGTATTAGCTACAGTTTTTGTTACCCTGCCATTTGTTGCGAGAGAATTAATTCCTTTAATGCAAGCACAAGGAACATCGGAAGAGGAGGCATCTCTTACACTTGGTGCAGGAGGATGGAAAACATTTTGGTATGTGACATTACCGAATATAAAATGGGGTCTTTTATATGGAGTCATTTTATGTAATGCAAGAGCAATCGGAGAATTTGGAGCTGTTTCTGTCGTGTCAGGCCATATTCGTGGATTGACAAATACGATGCCTCTGCACATTGAGATCTTATATGGCGAGTACCGTTTTGCAGCTGCATTCGCAGTCGCCACACTTATGTCTATATTAGCAATTATTACCTTAATTATTAAAAGCTTACTAGAGTGGAAGACCAAAAAACAGCTTATGAATAACTAG
- the cysT gene encoding sulfate ABC transporter permease subunit CysT, which yields MSNGRKQKRGFKKNNVLPGFGLSLGYTMLYLSILVILPLTMIFFNTSKMGWTRFWDTVLDPRVVASYKLSFGASFTAALINVVFGVLLAWVLVRYSFPGKRIVDGLVDLPFALPTAVAGIALTTLYAPNGWIGSLLGFKVAFTPIGVTIALTFIGLPFVVRMVQPVLQNLEKEIEEASASLGATRLQTFIKVIIPELLPAILAGFTLAFARSLGEYGSVVFIAGNMPMKTEITPLLIITKLEQYDYAGATAIASVMLFISFVLLFCINLLQWWTNRNMTTN from the coding sequence ATGAGTAATGGAAGGAAACAAAAACGAGGTTTTAAAAAAAATAATGTTCTTCCTGGTTTTGGACTGTCCTTAGGATATACGATGCTATACCTAAGTATCTTGGTAATATTGCCATTAACCATGATCTTTTTTAATACGTCAAAAATGGGATGGACAAGATTTTGGGATACGGTTTTAGACCCAAGAGTAGTTGCCTCCTATAAATTAAGTTTTGGAGCGTCTTTCACTGCTGCCTTAATAAATGTAGTGTTCGGTGTATTACTTGCATGGGTATTAGTTCGCTATTCCTTTCCAGGTAAAAGGATTGTTGATGGGTTAGTTGATTTACCTTTTGCTCTTCCAACAGCAGTTGCAGGAATTGCATTAACAACTCTCTATGCGCCAAACGGATGGATAGGTAGTCTCCTTGGATTTAAGGTAGCCTTTACTCCTATTGGAGTAACCATTGCCTTAACTTTTATCGGCTTGCCCTTTGTTGTCCGGATGGTTCAACCCGTTCTGCAAAATCTGGAAAAAGAGATAGAAGAAGCGTCAGCAAGTCTTGGGGCAACTAGACTTCAAACATTTATTAAAGTAATTATTCCAGAGTTACTACCAGCAATTCTTGCAGGTTTTACACTGGCATTTGCTCGATCGTTAGGAGAGTATGGTTCTGTTGTTTTTATTGCCGGAAACATGCCGATGAAAACAGAAATTACGCCATTATTAATTATTACGAAACTCGAACAGTATGACTACGCAGGTGCTACTGCAATTGCATCTGTCATGTTATTTATCTCTTTTGTCTTACTTTTCTGTATAAATCTATTACAGTGGTGGACAAATCGAAATATGACTACGAACTAA
- a CDS encoding MerR family transcriptional regulator: MEYTINALGKLAGVSTRTLRYYDEIGLLKPARINSSGYRIYGQKEVDLLQQILFYRELDVPLETIKKMMAFPSFDVKEALKEHHEKLLAKNQQIQQLIINVEKTMKTLEGRTTMSDKEKFEGFKKKLVDDNEAKYGKEIREKYGEDTINQSNAKLMNMSESAYRNMVEVETELFSTLKKAVKEGNPAGEAAQKAADLHKQWLSFTWPEYKKEAHAGLAEMYVADERFTSYYDKEQVGTTAFLRDAILIYTGVTSDS; encoded by the coding sequence ATGGAGTATACCATAAATGCATTAGGAAAGTTAGCAGGAGTAAGTACGAGAACGTTACGCTATTATGATGAAATTGGCCTTCTTAAGCCGGCGAGAATCAATTCATCAGGATATCGGATTTATGGACAAAAAGAGGTAGATTTATTACAGCAAATTCTTTTTTATCGTGAACTAGATGTCCCATTAGAAACAATTAAGAAAATGATGGCTTTTCCTTCTTTTGACGTCAAAGAAGCTTTAAAGGAGCATCATGAAAAACTTCTGGCAAAAAATCAACAGATTCAGCAATTAATTATAAATGTTGAAAAAACGATGAAAACATTAGAAGGGAGAACGACCATGTCTGATAAGGAAAAATTTGAAGGGTTCAAAAAGAAATTAGTAGATGATAATGAAGCAAAGTATGGAAAAGAAATTAGAGAAAAGTATGGAGAAGACACAATTAATCAATCTAATGCAAAACTAATGAATATGTCTGAAAGTGCGTATCGTAACATGGTAGAAGTAGAGACAGAGCTTTTTTCAACATTAAAAAAAGCAGTAAAAGAAGGTAATCCAGCAGGAGAAGCAGCCCAAAAAGCTGCAGATTTGCATAAACAATGGCTTTCTTTTACATGGCCGGAGTATAAAAAAGAGGCTCATGCAGGATTGGCAGAAATGTATGTTGCCGATGAACGTTTTACCTCTTATTATGATAAAGAGCAAGTTGGAACAACTGCCTTTTTACGAGATGCAATTTTAATTTATACAGGAGTGACTTCTGATAGCTAG
- a CDS encoding NADPH-dependent FMN reductase, translating into MKIGIILGSTRQGRVSPQVGAWVKEIADKRGDAEYEIVDIAEFNLPFLGAAEGQENVAAWNEKLASLDGFVFVVAEYNHSITGALKNALDSARETWNNKAAGIVSYGSTGGARAAEHLRGILGELQVADVRVHPTLSLFTDFENFTTFKPSSLHLENINAMLDQVVAWSTALKTIRG; encoded by the coding sequence ATGAAAATTGGAATTATCTTAGGTAGTACTCGTCAAGGAAGAGTAAGTCCACAAGTTGGAGCATGGGTGAAAGAAATAGCTGACAAGCGTGGGGATGCTGAATATGAAATCGTTGATATTGCAGAGTTCAACTTACCATTTTTAGGAGCAGCAGAAGGGCAAGAAAATGTGGCAGCTTGGAATGAAAAATTAGCAAGTCTTGACGGATTTGTTTTTGTAGTAGCTGAGTATAATCATAGTATTACTGGTGCATTGAAAAATGCTTTAGATTCTGCAAGAGAAACTTGGAATAATAAAGCAGCTGGAATTGTGAGTTATGGTTCAACTGGTGGAGCACGTGCAGCAGAACATTTAAGAGGAATTCTAGGAGAACTGCAAGTCGCAGACGTTCGTGTTCATCCAACCCTTTCTTTATTTACTGATTTTGAGAACTTCACAACATTTAAGCCATCTTCTCTTCATCTAGAAAATATCAATGCAATGCTTGATCAAGTAGTAGCTTGGAGCACAGCATTAAAAACAATTCGTGGATAA
- a CDS encoding GntR family transcriptional regulator, with protein MNKYEAIAVEVKRRIKENFYPLDHPIPDEISLSKEFSCSRMTMKRALDKLVMEGLLYRKRGHGTFIVQSALHDSRVNVLTNEILGLSKLLDGEKIESKIIKFEVHFPSEEVAAHLAIDVKTPVYYLIRLRSVKNEPYVLEITYMPTTVITGLNDEVLYGSVYEHITKTLGLTIAGSHRKIRACKSAELDHEHLECELNDPILEVEHVGYLNNGVPFEYSFSRHRYDKFEVTTVNLKR; from the coding sequence ATGAACAAGTATGAAGCAATAGCAGTTGAAGTGAAACGTCGTATTAAAGAAAACTTTTATCCATTAGATCATCCAATTCCAGATGAAATATCTTTGTCTAAAGAGTTTTCATGTAGCAGAATGACCATGAAAAGAGCATTAGACAAACTAGTAATGGAAGGACTTCTGTATCGAAAAAGAGGGCATGGAACTTTTATTGTTCAATCGGCACTACATGATAGTAGGGTAAATGTGCTAACGAATGAAATATTAGGATTGTCTAAGCTGTTAGATGGAGAAAAGATAGAGAGTAAAATCATTAAATTTGAAGTTCATTTTCCTTCTGAAGAGGTTGCAGCACACTTAGCAATTGATGTGAAAACACCTGTTTACTATTTAATTAGATTACGCTCTGTAAAAAACGAACCATATGTTTTAGAAATTACGTATATGCCAACAACCGTAATTACTGGTTTAAATGATGAGGTGTTATATGGATCAGTTTATGAGCATATTACAAAAACCTTAGGGTTAACAATAGCTGGATCTCATCGGAAAATAAGAGCATGCAAATCGGCTGAATTAGATCATGAACATCTTGAATGTGAATTGAATGATCCAATTTTAGAAGTAGAGCATGTGGGTTATTTAAATAATGGTGTTCCATTTGAATATTCTTTTTCCCGTCATCGTTACGATAAATTTGAGGTAACAACCGTAAATTTAAAGCGGTAA
- a CDS encoding GNAT family N-acetyltransferase, which produces MSIYQIVLFDLDGTLSDPKEGITKSVQYALQKLGQEESDLAKLERFIGPPLQESFSTYYGFNQDITNQAIALYRERFKQLGMFENKLYSNITTLLDSLREKGCILIVATSKPTVFAEEILKYFQIERYFAHIIGSNLDGTRSSKTEIIQYILALYPAYQHRDFVMIGDREHDIIGANNTGIDSIGVTYGYGTYEELNHVNATFIVESINQLKEILIDRKRKERISLVTEEEAPIVHKLMLEAFEDYRYIEVPSSALTEPVDKLINALKSGTEQAIIYWLDDIPYGSSRLQLKDDSLYFSRLSVIPSARGKGIAKAMLAWMEEYALLNRKQKVECKVRANIPKNIELYEKLGFVITKEETAANPNGMAVKAVYMEKLVERVISMRI; this is translated from the coding sequence ATGAGTATATATCAAATAGTACTATTTGACTTAGATGGTACGCTTTCAGATCCTAAAGAAGGAATTACGAAGTCGGTTCAGTATGCATTGCAAAAATTAGGGCAAGAAGAATCGGATTTAGCCAAGTTAGAAAGGTTTATTGGACCACCACTCCAAGAATCATTTTCTACATATTATGGTTTTAATCAAGATATCACGAATCAAGCAATAGCCTTATACAGAGAGAGATTTAAGCAATTAGGAATGTTTGAAAATAAATTATACTCAAATATAACCACCTTGCTTGACTCCTTGAGAGAAAAAGGCTGCATTTTAATTGTAGCAACTTCTAAACCAACTGTTTTTGCAGAAGAAATTCTGAAATATTTTCAAATAGAAAGGTATTTTGCTCATATTATTGGCAGTAATCTGGATGGTACTAGATCATCCAAAACAGAAATTATTCAATACATATTAGCGTTGTATCCAGCATATCAACATCGTGATTTTGTGATGATAGGGGACCGAGAGCATGATATTATTGGGGCAAATAATACAGGAATTGATTCTATAGGTGTTACATATGGATACGGCACATACGAAGAGTTAAATCACGTAAATGCAACATTCATAGTAGAAAGTATTAATCAATTAAAAGAAATTTTAATAGATAGAAAGAGAAAGGAGCGAATAAGCCTTGTGACAGAGGAAGAGGCTCCGATTGTACATAAATTAATGCTAGAAGCATTTGAAGATTATCGTTATATTGAGGTACCTTCCAGTGCATTGACAGAACCAGTCGACAAATTAATAAATGCTCTTAAAAGTGGAACGGAGCAAGCTATTATCTATTGGTTAGATGATATCCCCTACGGTTCCTCCCGTTTGCAGCTAAAAGATGATTCTCTTTATTTTTCCAGACTTTCGGTAATTCCTTCAGCAAGAGGGAAAGGGATAGCAAAAGCGATGCTAGCTTGGATGGAGGAATATGCATTGTTAAACAGAAAGCAGAAAGTAGAATGTAAAGTAAGAGCAAATATTCCGAAAAATATTGAATTATATGAAAAATTAGGTTTTGTTATTACAAAAGAAGAAACAGCTGCTAATCCAAATGGAATGGCAGTGAAAGCAGTCTATATGGAGAAACTTGTAGAAAGGGTAATCTCTATGAGAATTTGA
- a CDS encoding sulfate/molybdate ABC transporter ATP-binding protein, translated as MSILIKDVSKTFGSFQALKDINLEINTGELVALLGPSGSGKTSLLRIIAGLETADQGVIYFGENNMTEISTKERNVGFVFQHYALFRHMTVFENIAYGLKVRPRKTRPSKQDIESKVNELLRLVKLEELKNRFPSQLSGGQKQRVALARALAVEPKVLLLDEPFGALDAKVRKDLRRWLRRLHDEFHITSVFVTHDQEEALDVADRIVVMNEGKIEQIGSPEEVYEHPNSPFVYDFLGNVNLFYGRLENGKLHQGESIFSVPEWKHEKNKQAVGYVRPHDIHISKEALGEDSILATINHIHIVGPIVHLELKRQDSDEYLEAEITKENFRILSLKQKEQVYIKPNQLKIFIPEDYSI; from the coding sequence ATGAGTATTTTAATAAAAGATGTTTCCAAAACATTTGGTTCTTTCCAAGCATTAAAGGATATAAATTTAGAAATTAATACAGGGGAATTAGTTGCATTACTAGGTCCTTCAGGGTCCGGAAAAACCTCTCTATTAAGAATTATTGCTGGATTGGAGACCGCAGATCAAGGAGTCATTTACTTTGGAGAAAATAATATGACGGAAATAAGCACAAAAGAACGAAATGTTGGGTTTGTGTTTCAGCATTATGCTCTTTTTCGTCATATGACAGTCTTTGAAAATATTGCATATGGGTTAAAGGTAAGACCAAGAAAAACTCGCCCTTCTAAGCAAGATATAGAATCAAAGGTAAATGAATTATTACGTTTAGTCAAACTAGAGGAACTGAAAAATCGCTTTCCTTCTCAGCTATCTGGAGGCCAAAAACAACGTGTTGCATTAGCAAGAGCATTAGCAGTAGAACCTAAAGTTCTCTTGTTGGATGAACCATTTGGGGCATTGGATGCGAAAGTTAGAAAGGATTTAAGACGATGGTTAAGACGACTACATGATGAATTTCATATTACGAGTGTATTTGTAACACATGACCAAGAAGAGGCACTGGATGTTGCCGATCGAATAGTCGTCATGAATGAAGGGAAAATTGAACAAATTGGTTCACCAGAAGAGGTATATGAACACCCAAACAGTCCATTCGTATATGACTTTCTCGGTAATGTAAATTTGTTTTATGGAAGGCTTGAAAACGGAAAGCTTCATCAAGGAGAAAGTATTTTTTCTGTTCCAGAATGGAAGCATGAAAAGAACAAGCAAGCAGTAGGATATGTTCGTCCCCATGATATTCATATTAGTAAAGAAGCACTAGGGGAAGATTCAATTTTAGCAACCATAAATCATATTCATATTGTAGGTCCGATTGTCCATTTAGAATTAAAGAGACAGGATTCTGATGAATATTTAGAAGCGGAAATTACAAAAGAAAACTTTCGTATTCTATCATTAAAGCAAAAAGAACAGGTTTATATAAAGCCAAACCAATTGAAGATATTTATTCCAGAAGATTATTCTATTTGA
- a CDS encoding metal-sensitive transcriptional regulator, translated as MESCHITSDRRSHHSDKVKQNLVTRLNRIEGQIRGIKGLIEKDTYCDDVITQISATQSALNSVAKILLEGHLKNCVVERIQEGDMEVVDEVLTTIQKLMKK; from the coding sequence ATGGAAAGTTGTCATATCACTAGTGACAGAAGAAGTCACCATTCAGATAAAGTAAAGCAAAACTTAGTTACTAGATTAAATCGAATTGAAGGACAAATTCGAGGGATAAAAGGTTTGATCGAAAAAGATACGTATTGTGATGATGTTATTACGCAAATTTCAGCGACTCAATCTGCTTTAAATAGTGTAGCAAAGATTTTATTAGAAGGTCATTTAAAAAACTGTGTGGTAGAGCGTATCCAAGAGGGTGATATGGAAGTAGTGGATGAGGTTCTAACCACAATTCAAAAACTAATGAAAAAATAA